Proteins encoded by one window of Cylindrospermum stagnale PCC 7417:
- a CDS encoding efflux RND transporter periplasmic adaptor subunit has protein sequence MTSHIEIPFIGKKVKYPARWLIGLMTAGVFIVGTTTTWKVVNQGTNKPDITQLTVPVEAKNITVQIAASGKVQPVQSVNISPKGAGIIAELDVEQGQKVRSGQIIARMDVGDIQAQILQSRANLAQAQAQLDQARTGNRPQEIAQGKARLAQAEAQLSTARAGNRSQEIGQAQAQVNSAKAQVNLTQARVKRYRDLTEQGATSQDQLEQYISEDQRAKASLEEAQKRLSLLQSGTRNEEIAAKAAAVSEARAALLLLENGSRPEEIAQRLAAVRAAQAQLQAVQVKLEDTIIRAPFSGIVTQKYANIGAFVTPTTSASTSASATSSSIVAVARGLEVLAQVPEADIGRIKQGQEVEIVADAYPDQVFKGRVRLIAPEAVIEQGVTSFQVRVALDTGADKLRSGLNVDLTFLGDRISGALVVPTVAILTEQGKTGILVADENNKAQFRNVTVGAQIEDQTQILSGLKAGDRVFVNPPKDYKLEKAKEKGNQ, from the coding sequence ATGACTAGCCACATAGAAATTCCGTTTATTGGTAAAAAAGTTAAGTACCCCGCACGCTGGCTGATTGGACTGATGACGGCTGGAGTTTTTATTGTGGGCACAACAACAACCTGGAAAGTTGTGAATCAGGGGACAAATAAACCAGACATTACCCAACTAACTGTCCCAGTTGAAGCAAAAAATATTACCGTGCAGATTGCTGCTAGCGGTAAGGTGCAGCCAGTGCAAAGCGTCAATATCAGCCCTAAAGGTGCGGGAATTATCGCCGAACTGGATGTTGAACAAGGTCAGAAAGTACGTTCGGGGCAAATTATTGCGCGGATGGATGTTGGAGACATTCAGGCACAAATCCTTCAGTCCCGCGCTAACTTAGCCCAAGCTCAGGCTCAGTTAGATCAAGCTCGTACAGGGAATCGTCCCCAAGAAATCGCCCAAGGCAAAGCGCGTTTGGCACAAGCAGAGGCGCAACTGTCTACAGCTCGTGCGGGGAATCGTTCGCAAGAGATTGGCCAAGCTCAAGCGCAGGTGAATTCAGCGAAAGCACAGGTAAATTTGACTCAAGCACGGGTAAAACGATATCGGGACTTAACCGAGCAAGGCGCAACTTCTCAAGATCAGCTCGAACAATATATCAGTGAAGACCAAAGAGCTAAAGCCAGTTTAGAAGAAGCACAAAAACGACTTTCGCTGTTACAAAGTGGGACGCGCAATGAGGAAATTGCCGCGAAAGCAGCGGCTGTGAGCGAAGCACGCGCTGCCTTATTGTTGTTGGAAAATGGCAGCCGTCCAGAGGAAATAGCCCAACGCCTAGCAGCGGTGAGGGCGGCTCAAGCTCAACTGCAAGCCGTACAAGTGAAGCTCGAAGACACAATTATCCGTGCTCCCTTTTCTGGGATTGTGACGCAGAAATATGCCAACATCGGTGCATTTGTGACGCCGACAACTTCTGCTTCTACAAGTGCGTCGGCAACTTCTAGTTCTATCGTCGCTGTCGCGCGGGGTTTAGAAGTGCTAGCTCAAGTCCCAGAAGCAGATATTGGCAGAATTAAACAGGGACAGGAGGTGGAAATTGTCGCCGATGCCTATCCTGATCAAGTGTTTAAGGGTCGAGTGCGGCTGATTGCTCCGGAGGCAGTCATTGAACAAGGTGTAACATCCTTCCAAGTCCGGGTGGCTCTCGATACTGGTGCAGATAAACTGCGTTCTGGCTTAAATGTAGATCTGACTTTTTTGGGCGATCGCATCAGTGGTGCTTTGGTTGTGCCGACAGTGGCAATTCTCACCGAACAGGGCAAAACTGGCATATTGGTAGCGGATGAAAACAACAAAGCGCAGTTTCGTAACGTCACTGTTGGGGCACAAATCGAAGACCAAACTCAGATTTTATCAGGATTAAAAGCGGGCGATCGCGTATTTGTCAACCCACCTAAAGATTACAAACTGGAAAAAGCGAAGGAAAAGGGGAATCAATGA
- a CDS encoding TolC family protein, with amino-acid sequence MNSLFVHSTWVTATLAVMGNSACIAIAIIIPTLANSAGASTPPVPENSSIINGSSSVPVPDHLNPNPNPLLFPTKPEEVKIDQTVPITLAQALELARRNNRDLQVAILELERSQGALQESQAVLFPTVGLNSSVTNNGNGLTSSSSPSTTSFNGSAQLNYDLYTSGRRQASIRASEEQVRINELAVESKSLEISLNITTEYYNLQQADEQVRINQSAVENSSASLRDAQARLDAGVGTQFDVLQAQVNLANSQQELTNALSQQRIARRRLATLLSLSQSANVSAADPVQLAGLWQQTLEETIIQAFQNRPELPQFLAQRNIYEQQRRQALSQLGPQLSLASSYNLQDRFNDRINVSDGYSVGLQASLRLFDGGAARASADQSKVNIAIAETQFAQRRDQIRFDVEQYYSQLQSNLDNVQTATLALEQAREALNIARLRFQAGVGTQTEVISAENDLTRSEGNRLTAILNYNRALANLQRSATPRGAIKSSP; translated from the coding sequence ATGAATTCCTTGTTTGTGCATTCTACCTGGGTTACAGCAACACTTGCGGTGATGGGCAACAGTGCCTGCATAGCGATTGCAATCATCATTCCCACTTTAGCCAATAGCGCAGGTGCAAGCACTCCTCCAGTACCGGAGAATTCCTCAATTATCAATGGTTCTAGCTCTGTGCCAGTTCCTGATCATCTCAACCCTAATCCTAATCCTCTACTGTTTCCCACTAAGCCGGAAGAAGTAAAGATCGATCAAACTGTGCCGATCACTTTGGCACAGGCTTTAGAACTAGCACGACGTAATAATCGAGACTTACAGGTAGCCATATTAGAGCTAGAACGCAGTCAAGGTGCGCTACAAGAATCCCAGGCTGTGTTGTTTCCTACTGTTGGTCTTAATAGCAGTGTGACTAACAATGGTAATGGTTTGACTAGCAGTTCATCTCCATCTACCACCTCTTTTAATGGTTCAGCACAACTGAATTATGACCTCTATACCTCCGGTAGACGGCAAGCTAGTATCCGAGCATCTGAAGAACAAGTACGGATCAATGAACTCGCTGTTGAAAGTAAATCTCTGGAAATTAGCTTGAATATCACCACTGAATATTACAATTTGCAACAAGCAGATGAACAAGTCAGAATTAATCAATCTGCTGTGGAAAATTCCTCCGCTAGTTTGCGGGATGCTCAAGCTAGACTAGATGCCGGAGTGGGTACGCAGTTCGATGTGCTGCAAGCTCAGGTGAATTTAGCTAATTCTCAACAAGAACTGACGAATGCTCTCTCACAGCAAAGAATTGCCCGTCGTCGGTTAGCAACCTTGCTCAGTCTGTCGCAGTCGGCTAATGTTAGTGCGGCAGACCCTGTACAATTAGCGGGGCTTTGGCAGCAAACACTGGAAGAAACTATCATCCAAGCTTTTCAAAACCGTCCGGAATTGCCCCAATTTTTGGCACAACGCAATATTTATGAGCAACAGCGACGGCAGGCACTTTCGCAGCTAGGTCCACAGCTTAGTTTGGCTAGTAGCTACAATTTGCAAGATCGATTTAACGATCGCATCAATGTCTCCGATGGTTATTCAGTGGGACTACAAGCCAGTCTCCGGCTGTTTGATGGGGGTGCAGCAAGAGCAAGTGCTGATCAGTCGAAAGTTAATATAGCGATCGCTGAAACTCAATTTGCTCAGAGACGCGACCAAATTCGTTTTGATGTAGAACAATACTATTCTCAGTTGCAATCCAATTTGGATAATGTGCAAACTGCTACTTTAGCTTTAGAGCAAGCTAGGGAAGCTCTGAATATAGCTAGGCTGAGGTTCCAAGCTGGTGTAGGCACTCAAACAGAGGTGATTTCTGCCGAAAATGACCTGACAAGATCTGAAGGTAATCGACTCACCGCCATTTTGAATTACAACCGCGCACTGGCTAATTTACAGCGTTCTGCCACTCCTAGAGGGGCAATTAAATCTTCACCTTGA
- a CDS encoding ABC transporter permease — protein sequence MNFLESIQMAGKTLLSNKLRSALTMLGIVIGNASVIAMIGIGEGGQKFVAKQLESLGPNVLFVIPGNQETERVSRDVPKTLVLEDAQAIATQVPTIAGVAAELNSRQVATYGNKNTDINIVGTVPSFLKVRDFEIATGRFFTDLDMKRSNQVAVLGTKLTERFFGSSNPVGQQLRIKNTSFQVIGVLAPKGSNVGVDYDDAALIPIFTMANRIVGRTSPYGLELTYIVTSAKNADSVDAAEFQITNLLRQRHKLTGEDDFNIRTQKDALQTVGQITGALTIMLTAIAGISLFVGGIGIMNIMLVSVTERTQEIGLRKAIGATEQDILLQFMIEAVIVSAIGGLVGTAVGVSGILLVAALTPLEAGISPVAITMAVGISGGIGLFFGVVPARRAAQLDPIVALRSA from the coding sequence ATGAACTTCCTAGAAAGCATCCAAATGGCAGGAAAAACCCTGCTATCCAATAAGTTACGTAGCGCCCTGACGATGTTGGGTATTGTAATTGGTAATGCTTCAGTGATTGCCATGATTGGCATTGGGGAAGGGGGACAGAAGTTTGTGGCCAAACAGCTAGAGTCCCTAGGGCCAAATGTGTTGTTTGTGATTCCCGGCAATCAGGAAACGGAGCGCGTTTCAAGAGATGTACCCAAAACCTTGGTTTTAGAAGATGCTCAGGCGATCGCCACTCAAGTGCCAACAATAGCCGGAGTAGCAGCGGAATTGAACAGCCGACAGGTTGCTACATACGGGAATAAAAACACTGATATCAACATTGTTGGCACAGTTCCCTCCTTTCTAAAAGTGCGAGACTTTGAAATTGCTACAGGGAGATTTTTCACTGATTTAGATATGAAGCGCAGCAACCAAGTGGCTGTACTCGGTACAAAATTAACAGAAAGATTTTTTGGCAGTAGTAATCCAGTTGGGCAGCAGTTACGAATTAAAAATACCAGCTTTCAAGTGATTGGTGTACTTGCACCCAAAGGCTCAAACGTAGGTGTGGATTATGATGATGCGGCCCTAATACCCATCTTCACAATGGCTAACCGGATTGTTGGGCGAACTTCTCCCTATGGGTTAGAGTTAACTTATATTGTCACCTCTGCGAAGAATGCAGACAGCGTTGATGCAGCAGAATTTCAAATCACTAATTTGTTGCGACAGCGGCACAAACTGACTGGTGAAGATGACTTTAACATCCGCACTCAAAAGGATGCTTTGCAAACCGTCGGTCAAATTACAGGGGCATTGACCATTATGCTGACGGCGATCGCAGGCATATCTCTGTTTGTTGGTGGCATTGGCATCATGAATATTATGCTTGTATCCGTCACCGAACGCACCCAAGAAATCGGACTGCGAAAGGCGATCGGTGCAACTGAGCAAGATATCTTGTTACAGTTCATGATTGAAGCAGTAATTGTTTCTGCCATTGGTGGCTTAGTTGGGACTGCGGTTGGAGTCAGCGGCATCTTGTTGGTGGCAGCTTTAACTCCCTTAGAAGCGGGAATTTCTCCTGTAGCGATCACCATGGCAGTTGGTATTTCTGGCGGAATTGGTTTATTTTTTGGTGTTGTTCCCGCCCGTCGTGCAGCCCAACTTGACCCGATTGTGGCGCTCAGAAGCGCCTAA
- a CDS encoding TetR/AcrR family transcriptional regulator yields the protein MARTPKITNQQILEAAREIFLQQGFGASTIEIAQRAGISEASIFKRFSTKEELFFASMGIPEKPLWMQELESLSGKGDVKENLIQVCLDILEFYREIMPRLMMLQTRGKALPSMAIKLESKSIRDVKVLTAFLEQEIAQERLRFGDPKTMALILLGSLMNYVFLEQINPERGITTASPIFVQGLVEILWQGIAPTQD from the coding sequence ATGGCTCGCACACCCAAAATCACCAATCAGCAAATTTTAGAGGCAGCGCGTGAAATCTTTCTCCAACAGGGCTTTGGTGCTTCAACTATAGAAATTGCACAGCGAGCGGGAATTTCTGAGGCATCAATTTTCAAGCGCTTCTCAACAAAGGAAGAACTGTTTTTCGCATCTATGGGAATTCCAGAAAAACCCCTCTGGATGCAAGAGCTTGAGTCTCTTTCTGGCAAAGGCGATGTTAAAGAAAACCTCATTCAGGTGTGCCTTGATATTCTGGAATTTTATCGCGAGATCATGCCACGATTGATGATGTTGCAAACACGTGGTAAGGCTCTCCCATCCATGGCAATTAAACTAGAGTCAAAGTCTATTCGCGATGTCAAAGTATTGACTGCTTTTCTGGAGCAAGAGATAGCACAAGAAAGGCTTCGTTTTGGAGATCCCAAAACAATGGCGCTAATTTTGCTAGGATCACTAATGAACTATGTTTTTCTAGAACAGATAAACCCCGAAAGAGGTATAACGACAGCCTCACCAATATTTGTCCAAGGTCTTGTAGAGATTCTCTGGCAGGGAATTGCACCCACCCAAGATTAA
- a CDS encoding ABC transporter ATP-binding protein, which translates to MATMIWMESITKTYHLGEVDVPILKGIQLSIEEGEYVSIMGASGSGKSTLMNILGCLDRPTTGNYILEGRNLTTFDDDELAYIRNQRIGFVFQQFNLLARATALENVMLPMIYANLPKPKRRERALSALQKVGLGDRISNRPSQLSGGQQQRVAIARALVNRPALVLADEPTGALDTETSYEVMSLLSELNQQGITIVIVTHEPDIAAQTQRIIRVQDGLIVR; encoded by the coding sequence ATGGCAACGATGATTTGGATGGAATCCATTACCAAAACCTACCATTTAGGAGAAGTTGATGTTCCTATACTCAAGGGAATTCAACTCTCAATTGAAGAGGGTGAATATGTCTCCATTATGGGTGCGTCAGGTTCTGGCAAATCTACGCTGATGAATATTTTGGGCTGTCTGGATCGTCCCACTACTGGAAACTATATTTTGGAAGGCAGAAATCTCACAACTTTTGATGATGATGAATTAGCGTATATTCGCAACCAAAGGATCGGTTTTGTTTTCCAACAATTTAACTTATTGGCACGGGCAACGGCACTAGAAAATGTGATGTTACCGATGATTTACGCTAATTTACCTAAGCCAAAACGCCGTGAAAGGGCATTGTCGGCTTTGCAAAAGGTGGGATTAGGCGATCGCATTTCTAACCGCCCTAGTCAACTCTCTGGGGGTCAACAACAACGGGTGGCGATCGCCCGCGCTTTGGTCAATCGACCTGCATTAGTTTTGGCAGATGAACCCACGGGAGCTTTAGACACTGAGACTTCTTACGAGGTGATGAGTTTGCTCTCAGAACTTAATCAGCAAGGAATCACCATCGTGATTGTGACTCATGAACCAGATATCGCTGCCCAAACTCAAAGAATTATCCGTGTCCAAGATGGTTTGATTGTGCGCTAA
- a CDS encoding ABC transporter ATP-binding protein, with amino-acid sequence MANTLTITDSSIPSPVSQSTIIRLENVFKVYGSGETEVRALNDVNLMIEEGEYCAIMGPSGSGKSTAMNIIGCLDRPSSGHYYLDNLDVAQIDDRALARIRNQKLGFVFQQFHLLTQLSALENVMLPMVYAGVKPDERRDRAAEALKRVGLSNRLHNKPTQLSGGQQQRVAIARAIVNRPVVLLADEPTGALDSRTTQEVLDIFTELNASGITVVMVTHESDVARQTKRIVWFRDGEVVHSHITPSELNQLVVS; translated from the coding sequence ATGGCAAACACTCTCACCATCACTGATTCCAGTATTCCCAGTCCCGTCTCCCAATCAACAATCATTCGCCTGGAGAATGTTTTTAAGGTTTACGGCAGTGGCGAAACAGAAGTGCGAGCGCTCAATGATGTCAACTTGATGATTGAAGAAGGTGAATATTGTGCAATTATGGGGCCTTCAGGTTCTGGTAAATCGACAGCGATGAATATTATTGGCTGTCTGGATCGCCCCAGTTCAGGACATTATTACCTAGATAACCTCGATGTAGCCCAAATAGATGATCGAGCGTTAGCGCGGATTCGGAATCAAAAGCTAGGGTTTGTGTTCCAACAATTCCATTTATTAACGCAACTATCAGCACTTGAAAATGTGATGTTACCAATGGTGTATGCTGGTGTGAAGCCGGATGAAAGACGCGATCGCGCCGCCGAGGCTCTGAAACGAGTGGGTTTATCCAACCGCCTCCACAACAAACCCACTCAATTATCCGGAGGACAGCAACAACGAGTTGCGATCGCCCGCGCCATTGTTAACCGTCCTGTCGTACTCCTAGCCGATGAACCCACCGGCGCACTCGATTCGCGCACAACCCAAGAAGTATTGGATATTTTTACCGAACTCAATGCCAGTGGCATCACGGTTGTGATGGTGACACACGAATCAGATGTTGCTCGTCAAACCAAGCGCATCGTTTGGTTTCGTGATGGTGAAGTAGTACACTCTCACATCACTCCATCTGAGTTAAATCAACTTGTCGTTTCTTAA
- a CDS encoding response regulator, whose amino-acid sequence MIPDNNHIDCKEPLRVLIIEDTEERQKVLTSLYRSHAWILVNTGHRAITLCNAYDFDIISLDYNLHGDLNGADVAKAIQFSRNKNVRLIVHSLNPKGVKQILNIIPTAIPYPVSKMIRSNQLFKHLKAKLMN is encoded by the coding sequence TTGATCCCAGACAATAATCATATTGATTGTAAAGAACCGCTTAGAGTCTTAATTATTGAAGATACAGAAGAACGTCAGAAGGTTCTTACTTCCTTGTATCGTTCCCATGCCTGGATACTGGTAAATACTGGACATCGTGCAATTACACTCTGTAACGCCTATGATTTTGATATCATCTCTCTTGACTACAACCTCCATGGTGATTTAAACGGTGCAGACGTAGCCAAAGCAATTCAATTTTCTCGCAACAAAAATGTCAGGCTTATCGTTCATTCTCTTAATCCTAAAGGAGTTAAACAAATATTAAATATTATTCCTACTGCTATACCTTATCCTGTATCAAAAATGATTCGCTCTAATCAGCTTTTTAAGCATCTCAAAGCAAAATTGATGAATTAG
- a CDS encoding ABC transporter permease: MAKAYYANKAKNTRTVPLLEILLMAAETLWSNKLRTGLTMLGVIIGISSVIAITSVGQGVQKGVEQQIQALGTDVLQILAGAARSGNIRQGVGSSSTLTWEDAKAIATQAPSAELVSAYLQRNAQVVYAGQNTSTTVFGTDLNYPEVRNTRPQQGRYFTQEELDTAAQFAIIGPTVQRTLFGQGGNVIGEKIRIQGEAYEVIGVMEPKGSQGPTDRDDQIFIPLTSMSKRLVGNNALVGVSVNGILVKGANQEQLEAAQFQVTNLLRLRHNIYPPQADDFRLTNQADIVSTFTNVVGLFTVMVVAIAGISLVVGGIGIANIMLVSVVERTREIGIRKAVGATNSAILNQFLAEAIVISIAGGSIGIASGIVIAFTSATIFKFPFVISFLSIIVGFGLSLSVGLVAGVIPARNAAKLDPITALRSD, encoded by the coding sequence ATGGCTAAGGCTTATTACGCGAATAAAGCTAAGAATACCCGCACAGTCCCATTGCTAGAAATATTGTTAATGGCAGCAGAGACGCTGTGGAGTAACAAATTACGCACAGGACTAACGATGCTGGGGGTAATTATTGGGATTTCTTCAGTCATTGCCATTACTTCTGTTGGTCAGGGAGTGCAAAAGGGAGTTGAGCAACAGATACAAGCCTTGGGTACGGATGTGCTACAAATCTTGGCCGGTGCGGCTAGAAGTGGTAATATCCGCCAAGGAGTAGGTTCTAGCAGCACCTTGACTTGGGAAGATGCTAAGGCGATCGCTACACAAGCCCCATCCGCTGAACTTGTTTCTGCTTATCTACAACGGAATGCACAAGTTGTTTATGCCGGACAAAACACGTCAACGACGGTTTTTGGTACAGATTTAAACTACCCAGAAGTCAGAAATACCCGCCCCCAGCAGGGGAGATATTTTACTCAGGAAGAACTAGATACTGCCGCACAGTTTGCCATTATTGGCCCTACAGTTCAGAGAACTTTGTTTGGACAGGGTGGTAATGTCATCGGTGAGAAAATTCGGATTCAGGGAGAAGCTTATGAAGTGATTGGGGTGATGGAACCTAAAGGGTCTCAGGGGCCGACAGACCGAGATGACCAAATTTTTATCCCTCTCACTAGTATGTCGAAAAGACTGGTTGGTAACAATGCCCTGGTAGGCGTTTCTGTGAATGGGATTTTAGTCAAAGGAGCCAATCAAGAGCAGTTAGAGGCGGCCCAGTTTCAAGTTACCAATCTCTTACGCCTGCGTCACAACATCTATCCACCGCAAGCCGATGATTTCCGGCTGACTAACCAAGCTGATATTGTGAGCACCTTCACTAATGTTGTGGGCTTGTTTACAGTCATGGTAGTGGCGATCGCAGGCATCTCTCTAGTCGTTGGCGGTATTGGCATCGCTAATATCATGCTGGTTTCCGTTGTGGAACGCACGCGGGAAATTGGGATTCGTAAGGCAGTAGGCGCCACCAATTCAGCAATCCTCAATCAATTTTTAGCCGAAGCGATCGTGATTTCTATTGCTGGCGGCAGCATAGGTATAGCGAGTGGCATTGTGATTGCTTTTACATCTGCAACCATTTTCAAGTTTCCGTTTGTGATATCTTTTTTGTCGATCATCGTCGGGTTTGGACTCTCCCTCAGTGTTGGCTTAGTCGCTGGGGTAATTCCCGCACGAAACGCCGCCAAATTAGACCCCATCACAGCTTTACGCAGCGACTAA
- a CDS encoding efflux RND transporter periplasmic adaptor subunit: protein MAIDTSHPVDSSALVPEVKKKGKNRWLSWLIALGLLGGMSYAVYYQVAVLSRQEARRRVLTKPVERQTLAIAVSANGTVKPERSINLSPKNSGILKKLLAKEGDIVKQGQIVAYMDDSNLQGQLTSARGQIAQAEANLQKLLAGNRPQDIAQSQAQLNEAEANLRKIQVGNRPQDIAQAQARLQSAQANLSKAEDDFRRNQQLYNSGGISLQTVNQKRADRDSAQASVSEAQQALALQKAGSRPEDIQQALSVVQQRQQALSLLKAGTRREDIDAARAQMMSARGSLQNVQAEINDTIIRAPFEGVVTKKYADPGAFVTPTTASSSVSSATSSSILSLASTNEVVANLAETNISKISLGQKVSIKADAYPGKTFEGTVSQIAAQAIVEQNVTSFEVRVALSDSQRLLRSGMNVAADFQVGELENVLVVPTASVVRRERATGVFVAGADDKPVFTPIETGVTVNNFTEVKSGLTGDERVLLSFPPGSRPQSTPRGGVFPGLGGGGGGGGGRSQGGGRSQGGGSP, encoded by the coding sequence ATGGCAATTGATACATCACACCCTGTGGATTCATCGGCTTTGGTTCCGGAAGTCAAAAAAAAGGGCAAAAATCGTTGGCTATCTTGGCTAATCGCTCTTGGCCTTTTAGGTGGTATGAGCTATGCAGTTTATTACCAGGTAGCAGTACTTTCCCGTCAGGAAGCAAGACGCCGGGTGCTGACAAAGCCTGTAGAGAGGCAAACTTTAGCGATCGCAGTTTCCGCCAACGGTACGGTGAAGCCGGAGCGCTCAATCAACCTTAGCCCTAAAAATTCAGGCATCCTGAAAAAACTGCTGGCGAAGGAAGGAGATATCGTCAAACAAGGACAGATTGTCGCTTACATGGATGATTCCAACCTGCAAGGGCAACTCACCTCTGCGCGAGGACAAATAGCACAAGCTGAGGCGAATCTCCAAAAGTTGCTCGCAGGCAATCGCCCCCAAGATATTGCCCAATCACAGGCACAACTGAACGAGGCTGAAGCGAATCTGCGAAAAATTCAAGTCGGCAATCGCCCTCAAGATATTGCCCAAGCACAGGCACGGTTACAAAGCGCTCAAGCCAACCTCAGTAAAGCTGAAGATGATTTTCGCCGCAATCAGCAACTTTACAATTCAGGAGGCATTTCTCTCCAGACTGTAAACCAAAAACGTGCAGATCGCGACAGTGCCCAAGCCTCGGTGAGTGAAGCACAGCAAGCACTAGCGTTACAAAAAGCCGGGTCACGTCCAGAAGATATTCAGCAAGCACTCTCTGTGGTGCAGCAGAGACAACAAGCTTTATCACTCCTCAAAGCAGGAACACGCCGAGAAGATATTGACGCCGCACGTGCTCAGATGATGTCTGCTCGCGGCTCCCTACAAAACGTCCAAGCCGAAATCAACGACACGATCATTCGCGCACCATTTGAGGGTGTGGTGACGAAGAAGTACGCTGATCCGGGCGCTTTCGTGACTCCCACAACTGCCAGTAGTTCCGTATCTTCTGCTACTTCTTCTTCAATCTTGTCTCTAGCTTCAACGAATGAAGTTGTCGCCAATTTAGCCGAAACCAATATTTCCAAAATCAGCCTTGGTCAAAAAGTCTCAATTAAAGCAGATGCCTACCCAGGAAAAACCTTTGAAGGTACAGTGAGTCAAATTGCTGCCCAAGCGATAGTGGAGCAAAATGTTACCAGTTTTGAAGTCAGAGTAGCGCTCTCAGACTCTCAAAGGTTACTGCGATCTGGGATGAATGTGGCAGCAGATTTTCAAGTCGGTGAATTGGAAAACGTCTTAGTGGTGCCCACAGCTTCGGTGGTGCGGCGAGAACGTGCCACAGGTGTGTTTGTAGCTGGCGCGGATGACAAACCCGTGTTTACTCCCATCGAAACTGGCGTTACCGTGAATAATTTTACTGAAGTCAAATCTGGATTGACAGGAGACGAGCGGGTATTGCTCAGTTTCCCACCAGGTTCACGACCACAATCAACACCACGAGGAGGGGTTTTTCCTGGTCTAGGTGGTGGTGGTGGTGGTGGCGGTGGACGTTCTCAGGGCGGTGGGCGTTCTCAGGGCGGTGGTTCTCCTTAA
- a CDS encoding orange carotenoid protein N-terminal domain-containing protein, which translates to MTASYNKTVAQVQGQETQQVVADFNNLDTDAKLAWLYFVYEKMGDSVTPAAPGAAEPELAPLLVEDYLELSDEQQLEIMRDIVNRKDTEYSRAYGALKENNQLYIWYVWAEEMEDTVVGMPDNYQSTKAINDLLSRLEELDFEEQISILRTISGQMGHTDVKPIETQAQTGKTSSL; encoded by the coding sequence ATGACTGCTAGTTACAACAAAACTGTTGCTCAGGTTCAAGGTCAGGAAACTCAACAAGTAGTAGCAGATTTTAATAATTTAGATACCGATGCCAAATTAGCTTGGCTATATTTTGTTTATGAAAAAATGGGAGATTCGGTCACTCCAGCAGCCCCAGGAGCTGCCGAACCTGAATTAGCACCATTGCTAGTGGAAGACTACCTGGAATTATCTGATGAGCAGCAACTAGAAATTATGCGGGATATTGTTAACCGCAAGGATACAGAATATTCTCGTGCCTATGGGGCGTTAAAAGAAAACAACCAGCTGTACATTTGGTATGTTTGGGCAGAAGAGATGGAAGACACGGTAGTGGGAATGCCAGATAATTATCAGTCAACTAAGGCAATTAACGATTTGCTTTCCCGGCTGGAAGAACTAGATTTTGAAGAGCAAATTTCCATCTTGCGGACAATTTCTGGTCAAATGGGTCATACCGATGTCAAGCCGATTGAAACGCAAGCCCAAACGGGCAAAACATCAAGTTTGTAA